Below is a window of Desmonostoc muscorum LEGE 12446 DNA.
CAAAACCAGCAGCAGCAGCCGCCACACCTGACAATGAGTTCAACAGTGAAATTACCACCGGCATATCGCCACCACCAATGGGGATGACGAACATCACACCCAGCACTAAGGAAACAGCAACTACTCCCAAGAATATGGGTAGGCTATCTGGTGTGATGATTAAGTAAACACTGCCAGTTACGTAAGCAGCCAGAAGCACCAGGTTAAATGGTTGCTGGAATGGAAATGTAATGGGGGAACCGCTGATTAAACCTTGCAATTTGGCAAAGGCGAGAAAACTACCCGTGAAGGTAACACCACCGATTAACACGTCCAACAGCATGGAAATGTTCACATCTAGGGGTACGGGTGCGCCAGAATCCAATAACCGCCAGAATTCGGCAACGGCGACTAATGCCGAAGCTGCACCGCCTAAACCGTTGAGCAAACCCACCATTTGGGGCATTTCCGTCATTTGGACTTTGTAGGCAACGATCGCACCAATTCCCGATCCAATGGCCAAGCCTAACAAAATCATTTCATAGTTCAACACATGCTGATCCAGCATTGTTGCCACAATTGCCAGCAGCATCCCCACCGCTGCGATGACATTACCATTCCGCGCTGTCGCTGGCGAACCCAGCTTTTTCAAACCAAAAATGAATAAGGATGCAGCGACTAAATATGTCAGCTGAATGCCAGTTGGTAAAAAGTCGCTCACGCCTTAATCTCCTTCTTCTTGAACATTTGCAGCATTCTGTCTGTAACTAGAAAGCCACCGACAACGTTGACTGTAGCTAGTATCACAGCAATTAAACCGAGAATCACTGACACACTTGTTTCTCTAGCACCTGAGGCCACAATTGCCCCAAGTACCGAAATGCCAGAAATTG
It encodes the following:
- a CDS encoding NAD(P) transhydrogenase subunit alpha, giving the protein MTEALLAALFVFVLASFIGFEVINKIPPTLHTPLMSGSNAISGISVLGAIVASGARETSVSVILGLIAVILATVNVVGGFLVTDRMLQMFKKKEIKA